Within the Leptotrichia sp. OH3620_COT-345 genome, the region GAGTCTTTTACAACAGATGCAAGATTTGAAGGGATAGCAAAACCTAATCCGATACTACCTCCGGAAGTAGATAAAATTGCAGTATTCACTCCTATTACTTTTCCGTTGATATCTACTAAAGGGCCTCCACTGTTTCCTTGATTTATAGCAGCATCAGTCTGAATAAAGTTTTCAATCTGTTCAATTCCTAATGAACTTCTTCCGGCTGCACTTACTATTCCTACAGTCATAGAGTCATTTAATCCGAGAGGATTACCGAAAGCTATTGACCATTGTCCGATTTCTATTTTGTCAGAGTCGGTAAATTCCAAAGGTTTAAACTTTTCATTTGATTCAATTTTTAGCACTGCTATATCTACTTCAGGAGAAGTTCCTACAAGTTTTGTAAGATATTCTTTTCCGTCAGTAAATTTTACATAAATTTCATCTGCATTATTTACTACATGGTTATTAGTTACTATATATCCGTCTTCAGATACTACAAATCCGGAACCTAAAGATCCCGATTCTCTTTTTTCTACTCCTCCTGAACGTCCAAATAACAATTCCTCTAAAGGATTATATGTATTTACGGTAATTGTTTTTTTAGTACGTATATTTACAATAGAATCTTTAGAATTTTTATACACATTTATAAATGCATCTTGAGTTTCCAAAGCATTTTTAGTGTGTTTTTCCTGTTCTTTCTGTGAAACTGTTTCTTTTTTCTCGACTTCTTGAATTTCCCCGCTTTTTTCTTTTAAAGGATTGAAGCAGCTTAAAACAGTTAATAATGAAAGTATAATTAATAATTTATTTCTTTTCACTTTAATTTTCCTCCTTTAATTATTTTATTATATATTAGGATAGTGTAAATATATTAAATACTTATATGAATTGTCTTTGTATTGGCTTAAAATAAAAAAAAGCGGGAATGTTTGACATTTACAGGTATAAAAGTTATAATATAACATCTATAAGTAGGGAGTAATTATGATAAAATTAATTTTACTTGATGTAGACGGTACATTGACAGACGGGGGAATATATAGGGGAAATGACGGTATAGAATTAAAAAAGTTCAATGTTAAAGACGGTTATGCAATTGTCTATGCTCAAAAAATAGGAATCAATTTCGGAATAATAACAGGAAGAAAATCCGAACTTGTAAAAATAAGGGCAGAAGAACTGAAAATGAAGTATATTTATCAAGGTATTTCTGAAAAAACATTAGTTTTAAAAGAAATAATAAAAATAACTTCCCTTAAAAAAGAAGAAATTGCTTATATGGGAGATGACCTAAACGATTTAAACATAATGAAAGAAGTCGGATTAAAAGGAGCACCTAAAGATGCAGCTAGAGAAATAAAAGAAACAGCGGATTTTATATCATCAAAAAAAGGCGGTTACGGAGCTGTTAGAGAATTTATAGAATTTATAATAAAAAAAGAAAATAAGTGGGAAGAATTTTTAAAAAACGTGAAATAATCACAAAAAAGATGAAATTAATACAAATTATTTAGGAGGAATAATGGGAATAAAGTATTTAGATGCCAAAAGACTTAGAGTAATTCTAATGGGAGGCGGAAAATGGGTGATAAAACATGAGGATATATTAAATGAACTAAATGTTTATCCTGTTCCTGACGGAGATACCGGAAGTAATATGTCCATGACATTAAATTCCATGATAACTGAATTGGAAAAAGAAACAAATGAAAAAACTTCCATGGAAGAAATTATAGGTGTAGTCGAAGAAGCTGTTTTAATGGGGGCAAGAGGGAATTCCGGAACAATTTTGTCCCAAGTTATAACGGGATTTTTAAAAGGAGTAGGAAATAAAATAAAATTGCTTCCTGTAGATGTCGCTGAAGCTTTTGTTAAAGCTAAAGAAACCGCATACGGTGCTGTAAGTGAGCCTGTGGAGGGGACGATGCTTACGGTTATCAGGAAAATAGCTGATAAAGCTGTTGAAATAGCTCCTAAAATGGATGATTTGATGACATTTTTAAAAGAAATAACTGAAGAAGCCGATAAAGCTGTCAAAGAAACTCCGGAACTGCTTCCCAAATTAAAAGAAGCAGGAGTTGTAGATGCTGGAGGAAAAGGATTATTTTATCTTTTTGAAGGATTTTATAAAGTAGCTACGGAACTGAATTTACTTTCAGAACTTCAAAAGGCACAAGTTAAAGAAAATGAGTTTGACAAGACAATAGCAAATATAGACCATGATCCTGAAAGTATACATTTTCAATATTGTACGGAGTTTATAATTTTAAATGGACAATTTGATACAGAAGAGTATAAAAGACGTGTTCTGGAATTAGGAGATTCTGCGGTTTTTGCTCAAACATCAAAAAAGTTCAAGACACATATTCACACAAACCATCCGGGAAAAGCAATGGAAATTGCATTGGAATATGGTCCTCTTGAAAAGATGAAAATAGAAAATATGAAATTACAACATGACAACTTACAGATTTTTAGTGAAAAGGATGAAGCTAAATTATTTAAAAATAATAAAGTTAATAAAACGGAAAATGCGTATATTATACTTGCAGACTCTGAAAATCTGAAAGATGAATTTTTAAAAGAAGGTGCAGATGTCGTAATACTCGGAGGACAAAGTAAAAATCCGAGTGTTCAGGAGATATTGGAAGCAATAAGTAAAGTTGACAGAAATAATATTTATATACTTCCTAATAATAAAAATGTAATAACTACAGCAAAACTGGCTGCGGAAAAATCAGGAAAAAATGTAATAGTTTATGAAACAAAGACTATGCTTGAAGGTTATTATTGTATAAAAAACAAAGGAGACGGAATAGAAGAAGTGAAAAACAGTGCTAACAGAAACTATTCCATTGAAATAACAAAAGCGGTAAGAGATACTAAAGTAGATAATATTACAATAGAAAAAGATAATTATATAGGACTTATAAACGGGAAAATTAAATATGTAAATAAAAAATTAAAAGGACTTACGGAAGAAATATTGAATCAGTTGGTCACATTAAATACTGTAACGGCAGTAATAGTCGAAGGTAATGAGAAAGACGAAGAAACTAAACAACTGATATCGAATAAATTAAAAAATGTAAAGGTAAAATATATAAACGGAGAACAAGAAAACTATTACTATTATATATATATTGAAAATAAAGATCCGAATATGCCTGAAATTGCAATAGTTACGGATTCGGTATCTGATCTATCAAAAGAAGATATAGAAGGACTTCCAATAAAAATAGTTCCTTTAAAAATAGATATAAACGGAGAAGTATTTAAAGACGGAGAGGAAATTTCGAAAACTGAATTCTGGAAAGAAATGACAGAAAAAGAATTGGAAATAAAAACATCTCAACCGTCTCCTCAAGAATTTTTAAATGCTTATAATAGGCTATTTGAAAAAGGATATAAAAAAATAATTTCCATACATCCTTCAGCTAAATTCAGCGGTACTTTACAGGCGGCAAGAGTAGGAAGATCACTTACTAACAGAGAAAATGACATAGAACTTATTGACAGTACAGGAGCATCTCTACTTGAAGGATTTCTTGCAATTGAAGCAGCAAAAAAATCTGTAAAAAGAGAAAACTATGGAGAAATAATAAATTGGGTAAATACATTTAAATATAAAGGTAAATTGTTAATTATAGTACCTGATTTAAAATATCTCGAAAGAGGAGGAAGAATAGGTAAAGCAAGTTCAGTTATAGCAGGTGCTTTACAACTTAAACCTATACTTACAGTAAGTCAGGGTGAAATTACGGTGGAAAAAAAAGTGTTAGGAGAGCGTAATGCACAAAAATATATTGAAAAATATATAAAAGATGAAAGTAAAAAACAGAGTTTAATAGTATTTACAGGTTGGGGAGGAGGACCTGAAGAACTTGAAAGTATAGTGAAAATTCATTCAGAAATAGGAGAAAGTCCGAAAATAAGTTTTCCTATATTAAATAGACAGGTCGGTGCTGTAATAGGAGCGCATGCTGGTCCTGTTTACGGAGTATTCATATTCCCGAGATTGAGCTAAAATGAGAAAATTATGAAGAAAATATGTTGAAAAGAGGTATTGCTTTTGAAGTTCATAAATTTTGATGAAATAGACTCTACAAATGATTATTTAAGAAAAAACCACAGATTAGAAGAATTTGAGGTTATAACCGCTAAGAAACAAACCGCGGGAAAAGGAAAAAGAGGAAGTGCGTGGATCTCAAATGAGGGAGCCGCACTCTTTTCTTTTGCAGTGGAGAATAATAAAGAAGGGTTACAGGAAAAGATAACAATTTTTAGCGGATATGCAGTATATGAAATATTAAAAAAATATATAGAAAAAAGTTTTACTGATTCCGCTTACTATCAAAACTTAAAGTTTAAATGGCCTAATGACATCTATTATAAAGATAAAAAAATATGCGGCATCCTGTGTGAAAAAATAAGAGAACATATAATAATAGGAATTGGAATAAATATAAATAATACTGATTTCGGAATGTATAAAGATAAAGGAATTTCTCTTTTTGAAATATGCGGCAAAAAATATTCCGTAGAAACTATAATAAAAGAAGTTATGTCATTTTTTGAAGAAAAATATAAAAGTGTAAACAAAAATTGGGAAAATATACTTGAAAAAATAAATGAGGAAAGTTACCTTAAAGGCAAAACAATAAAAATAAAAAAAGAAAAGAAACTGGGTGAAAAGGCTTATAAATTTTTACGTATAGATAGAAGCGGAAAAATATGCCTAATAGGAAAAGGAGACACTGAAGAAATAAAATTTGAGTCTTTAGATTTTGAAGTTATTTTATAGTTCTGATGTTTATGTA harbors:
- a CDS encoding S1C family serine protease, which encodes MKRNKLLIILSLLTVLSCFNPLKEKSGEIQEVEKKETVSQKEQEKHTKNALETQDAFINVYKNSKDSIVNIRTKKTITVNTYNPLEELLFGRSGGVEKRESGSLGSGFVVSEDGYIVTNNHVVNNADEIYVKFTDGKEYLTKLVGTSPEVDIAVLKIESNEKFKPLEFTDSDKIEIGQWSIAFGNPLGLNDSMTVGIVSAAGRSSLGIEQIENFIQTDAAINQGNSGGPLVDINGKVIGVNTAILSTSGGSIGLGFAIPSNLASVVKDSIISTGKFEKPYIGIYLENLTSEKMQILNIKSGNGVYIAQIVPNSPAERAGIKAQDVITAVNEKPVNSAGAFIGELAAKKAGQTVTLKVIRNSQTLNIPVILEPSPKIQQ
- a CDS encoding HAD family hydrolase, with protein sequence MIKLILLDVDGTLTDGGIYRGNDGIELKKFNVKDGYAIVYAQKIGINFGIITGRKSELVKIRAEELKMKYIYQGISEKTLVLKEIIKITSLKKEEIAYMGDDLNDLNIMKEVGLKGAPKDAAREIKETADFISSKKGGYGAVREFIEFIIKKENKWEEFLKNVK
- a CDS encoding DegV family protein; this encodes MGIKYLDAKRLRVILMGGGKWVIKHEDILNELNVYPVPDGDTGSNMSMTLNSMITELEKETNEKTSMEEIIGVVEEAVLMGARGNSGTILSQVITGFLKGVGNKIKLLPVDVAEAFVKAKETAYGAVSEPVEGTMLTVIRKIADKAVEIAPKMDDLMTFLKEITEEADKAVKETPELLPKLKEAGVVDAGGKGLFYLFEGFYKVATELNLLSELQKAQVKENEFDKTIANIDHDPESIHFQYCTEFIILNGQFDTEEYKRRVLELGDSAVFAQTSKKFKTHIHTNHPGKAMEIALEYGPLEKMKIENMKLQHDNLQIFSEKDEAKLFKNNKVNKTENAYIILADSENLKDEFLKEGADVVILGGQSKNPSVQEILEAISKVDRNNIYILPNNKNVITTAKLAAEKSGKNVIVYETKTMLEGYYCIKNKGDGIEEVKNSANRNYSIEITKAVRDTKVDNITIEKDNYIGLINGKIKYVNKKLKGLTEEILNQLVTLNTVTAVIVEGNEKDEETKQLISNKLKNVKVKYINGEQENYYYYIYIENKDPNMPEIAIVTDSVSDLSKEDIEGLPIKIVPLKIDINGEVFKDGEEISKTEFWKEMTEKELEIKTSQPSPQEFLNAYNRLFEKGYKKIISIHPSAKFSGTLQAARVGRSLTNRENDIELIDSTGASLLEGFLAIEAAKKSVKRENYGEIINWVNTFKYKGKLLIIVPDLKYLERGGRIGKASSVIAGALQLKPILTVSQGEITVEKKVLGERNAQKYIEKYIKDESKKQSLIVFTGWGGGPEELESIVKIHSEIGESPKISFPILNRQVGAVIGAHAGPVYGVFIFPRLS
- a CDS encoding biotin--[acetyl-CoA-carboxylase] ligase, with protein sequence MKFINFDEIDSTNDYLRKNHRLEEFEVITAKKQTAGKGKRGSAWISNEGAALFSFAVENNKEGLQEKITIFSGYAVYEILKKYIEKSFTDSAYYQNLKFKWPNDIYYKDKKICGILCEKIREHIIIGIGININNTDFGMYKDKGISLFEICGKKYSVETIIKEVMSFFEEKYKSVNKNWENILEKINEESYLKGKTIKIKKEKKLGEKAYKFLRIDRSGKICLIGKGDTEEIKFESLDFEVIL